The following proteins come from a genomic window of Alnus glutinosa chromosome 10, dhAlnGlut1.1, whole genome shotgun sequence:
- the LOC133879180 gene encoding LOW QUALITY PROTEIN: uncharacterized protein LOC133879180 (The sequence of the model RefSeq protein was modified relative to this genomic sequence to represent the inferred CDS: substituted 2 bases at 2 genomic stop codons), which translates to MASSDSIISIGKEAEWRTLSLTLFPLRSGWNAVSTGSQETAQVKSQEDLRKIIKENEVKIRHCYSEDCRLNSKDFVKMILLDAIFIIELFLSIDENDENDYIVKKPWLEIVPDQLDHGENLRNLNCATKLDEAGLKFIPAKERRLLDITFSGNDCLKHCPWFNLSWLLACLPCLKSLFPHLERMQCILEIPPLKIFDSTEFLLXNLMALEXCHYPLKAYICNYVLLLDQLIDTEKYVDLLVEKKVDIANNIGSNAAATTLINRLCLEIVVDGSCYSSLRREITSYLDNPWNNTMGTMKSVYFRDFWRGSGTVVGLIVLGFTFWGFLRPYFMKV; encoded by the exons ATGGCGTCTAGTGATTCCATAATTTCCATTGGAAAAGAAGCTGAATGGAGGACTTTGTCATTAACATTATTCCCCCTGCGGAGTGGCTGGAATGCTGTATCTACAGGTTCCCAAGAGACTGCGCAAG TGAAGAGCCAGGAGGATCTTCGAAAGattattaaagaaaatgaagtaaaaatCCGTCATTGCTATTCCGAAGACTGTAGGCTCAACAGTAAggattttgtgaaaatgattctATTGGATGCCATCTTTATAATTGAGCTCTTCTTGAGCATTGATGAAAATGACGAAAATGATTACATAGTAAAGAAACCCTGGTTGGAAATTG TACCAGATCAGCTGGATCATGGAGAAAATCTGCGTAATCTAAATTGTGCCACAAAGCTTGACGAGGCAGGATTGAAATTCATACCAGCTAAGGAGAGACGCTTACTTGACATAACATTCTCCGGGAATGATTGCTTGAAACACTGTCCATGGTTCAATTTGTCATGGCTCTTGGCTTGCTTACCATGCTTGAAAAGCTTATTTCCACACTTGGAGCGTATGCAATGTATCTTGGAAATTCCACCCCTTAAGATTTTTGACAGTACtgaatttcttctttgaaaccTCATGGCCCTCGAGTAGTGTCATTATCCACTTAAAGCTTACATTTGCAATTATGTTTTGCTTTTGGACCAACTTATCGACACTGAAAAATATGTGGATTTGCTAGTTGAGAAAAAGGTCGACATTGCTAACAATATCGGTAGCAACGCTGCTGCGACAACTTTAATTAACAGACTTTGTCTTGAGATTGTGGTAGATGGATCCTGTTACTCTTCTCTACGTCGAGAGATTACAAGCTACCTTGATAACCCTTGGAACAACACCATGGGAACCATGAAAAGCGTGTATTTTCGTGATTTTTGGAGAGGCAGCGGAACTGTGGTTGGACTAATTGTCCTGGGTTTCACTTTCTGGGGTTTCCTTAGGCCTTATTTCATGAAGGTTTGA